In the genome of Planctomyces sp. SH-PL62, the window CGATCCTCCGGCGCGAGGCGTCGATGACGGAGGCCAGGTCGACGGCGGCGATCCGCTCGGGGAACGTCGCCAGGTGGTCGATCGGGAAGCCGTGGATGAAGACGTTGGCGTAGCGGTTCACCAGGGCCGAGGGGGTCTCGAAGTGGCGGGACTGGCCCTCGATCAGCGAGCGCCGGGCGTCGTCGATCTCGCTCTGGCGCGGCGGCTTGTCGCCGAGCAGGGCCTCGAGTTCGTGGCGGACGTCGTCCAGCGCCACGTCCAGCTTGTCGGCCTGGAGCGACGCGGCGACGGCGAACGGCCCCGCGCCGCGGCGGCCGTCGAAGCTGCTGCGGACGCCGTAGGTGAACCCGCGCTCCTCGCGGAGCTTCTCGTTCAGCCGCGACGTGAACTGGCCGCCGAGGACCTGATTGAACAGCATCAGGCGGTCGTAGTCCGGGTCGTCGCGGGCGATCCCGACGTGGCCGAGCCGGACGACGGCCTGCGGGGCGTTGGGACGATTCAAGAGCAGGATCCGGGGCCGACTCCCTCGGGACGGCGGCGCGAAGGTCGGGGCGGGGGGGCGTCGCCCCGCCAGTCGCCGAGGCGGGCTTCCAGCATCGCCAGGATCGCGTCGGGCTCGACGTCGCCGGCCACGACCACGCCGGCCCGCGCGGGGCCGAGGTTGCGGCCGTGGAAGGCGACGGCCTCCTCACGCCCCAGCCCGGCGACGACCGACTCCACGCCGTCGAGCGGGTGCCGATAGGCGTGATCCTCAGGATAGAGGGCCTTCATCAGCGCCCGGTGGCAGCGGGCGTCGGCGCCGTCGCGCTCGGCGCGGAGGGCGGCGACGGTCTGCCCACGGAGGCGGTCCCACTCGTCGGCCGGGAACGTCGGCTCGCGGAGCACGTCGACGGCCAGGTCGAGCGTCCCGTCGAGCACCCCCTTCAAGCATCGGATGGAGACGAACGCGCCGTCCCAGCCGCTGGAGGCCGACAGCGAGGCCCCCATCGACTCCACCCGCTCGGCGATCGCGGCGGCCGACCGCGACCGCGTCCCCTCGTCGAGCATCCCGACGGCCAGTTGCGCCAGCCCCGGCCGGTCGACGGGCTGGAGCCCGGCCCCCCCCCGGATCGCCACGGTCATCGAAATCGTCGGCAGGTCGCGCTTGGGGAGGACCCAGACGGGGACGCCGTTGGAAAGCGCGAAGACCTCCGGGGTCGGCGCGCGGAACGAGGCCGGGGTCCGGGCCGCCGGGGGAGTCGCGCGGTCGAGATCGACGACGGCGCTCGGCTTGCGGCCGTGGATCGAGAGGCCCACGAACGGCCGACAGTCCAGGTACTCGACGGCCGCGGCGCGGAGGTCCTCGGGCGTCGCGCGGAGGAACCGCTCCAGGTCGGTCGTGATCAGGGACGGATCGCCCCGGTAGACGTTGTAGGCGTTGAGCCGGTCGGCCACGCCGCCGAAGCCCCCCGCGTGCTCCAGGGCGAACAGGAAGGCCGACGCCTTCATGGTCTTCACCCGCCCCAGCTCCTCCTCGGTCACGCCGTCGCGTGCGATCGCCTCGACCGCGTCGAGCAACGCCCGGCGGACGTCGGCCGTCGACCGCCCGGGGCGGAGGGTCGCCACCAGGCCGAACGTCCCCCCCAGCTCGCGGCCGGACTGGAACGCCGAAACGTCCTGCGCCCACTGACGCTCCAGCACCAGCTCCTTGTAGAGCCGGCTGGAACGCCCACGGCCCAGCACGTCCCCCAGCAGTCCCAGCGCGGCGTCGTCGTGGTCGAACTGGGGGACCGTGTGCCAGATCATGTAGGCGCGATCCAGCTCCACCCGCTCGCGCAGCTCCAGCTCGACGGGCTCGGCCAGGGCGACCGGGGGCGTCCAGGGCCGAAGCGCCTTCGAGCCGCCGGGGATCGCTCCGAAGTAGCGCTCGGCCATCGCGAAGATCTCGTCCTCGGGCAGATCCCCCACGACCGCCAGGCTGGCGTTGGCCGGGACGTAATAGCGCTGGAAGAACGCGGCGACGTCGTCGCGCGACGCCGAGTCGAGGTCCTCCATCACGCCGATCGTCATCCAGCTGTAAGGATGCTGGGGCGGATAGAGGGCCTCGGACAAAATCCGCCAGGCCTGCCCGTAGGGGCGGTTGGCGTAGTTCTGCCGGTACTCGTTCTTGACCACGTCGCGCTGGACGTTCAGCTTCTTGTCGTCGAGGGCCGGGAT includes:
- a CDS encoding M16 family metallopeptidase produces the protein MNRPNAPQAVVRLGHVGIARDDPDYDRLMLFNQVLGGQFTSRLNEKLREERGFTYGVRSSFDGRRGAGPFAVAASLQADKLDVALDDVRHELEALLGDKPPRQSEIDDARRSLIEGQSRHFETPSALVNRYANVFIHGFPIDHLATFPERIAAVDLASVIDASRRRIDPQALVAVVVADAEQTRPLLESLTWADLELIED
- a CDS encoding M16 family metallopeptidase gives rise to the protein MSETPTPPPFEYRKQTLANGLDVIARRRPGLPLVAVNLWYHVGSKDEERNQRGFAHLFEHIMFEGSENYPGDFFKHLQPMGASINGSTSTDRTNYYVDIPAAHAERVFAMESDRMGWLIPALDDKKLNVQRDVVKNEYRQNYANRPYGQAWRILSEALYPPQHPYSWMTIGVMEDLDSASRDDVAAFFQRYYVPANASLAVVGDLPEDEIFAMAERYFGAIPGGSKALRPWTPPVALAEPVELELRERVELDRAYMIWHTVPQFDHDDAALGLLGDVLGRGRSSRLYKELVLERQWAQDVSAFQSGRELGGTFGLVATLRPGRSTADVRRALLDAVEAIARDGVTEEELGRVKTMKASAFLFALEHAGGFGGVADRLNAYNVYRGDPSLITTDLERFLRATPEDLRAAAVEYLDCRPFVGLSIHGRKPSAVVDLDRATPPAARTPASFRAPTPEVFALSNGVPVWVLPKRDLPTISMTVAIRGGAGLQPVDRPGLAQLAVGMLDEGTRSRSAAAIAERVESMGASLSASSGWDGAFVSIRCLKGVLDGTLDLAVDVLREPTFPADEWDRLRGQTVAALRAERDGADARCHRALMKALYPEDHAYRHPLDGVESVVAGLGREEAVAFHGRNLGPARAGVVVAGDVEPDAILAMLEARLGDWRGDAPPPRPSRRRPEGVGPGSCS